From a single Opisthocomus hoazin isolate bOpiHoa1 chromosome 6, bOpiHoa1.hap1, whole genome shotgun sequence genomic region:
- the LPAR3 gene encoding lysophosphatidic acid receptor 3: MNECYYDKRMDFFYNNTNADTVDEWTGLTLIVVLCFGTFFCLFIFISNSLVIAAVVKNKRFHFPFYYLLANLAAADFFAGIAYVFLMFHTGPVSKTLTVNRWFLRQGLLDTSLTASLVNLLIIAVERHMSIMRMKIHSNLTKKRVTFLIISIWAIAIFMGAVPTLGWNCLCDITACSSLAPIYSRSYLVFWSILNLVVFFIMVVVYIRIYMYVQRKTNVLSSHTSGSISRRRTPVKLMKTVMTLLGAFVVCWTPGLVVLLLDGLNCTYCGIQNVKRWFLLLALLNSVMNPIIYSCKDDEMWGTMKKMICCSSEDKSQDRRSSRVPSTVLCRSTDTSGHYIEDGIIQGTICGKGDLGDKGNS; the protein is encoded by the exons ATGAACGAATGCTACTATGATAAGCGCATGGACTTTTTTTATAACAACACAAACGCTGATACAGTAGATGAGTGGACAGGGCTTACGCTTATTGTTGTTCTGTGTTTTGGGACATTTTTCTGcctcttcattttcatttcaaattcattGGTCATAGCAGCTGTGGTCAAGAACAAGaggtttcattttcctttttactaTCTCCTGGCCAACTTAGCTGCTGCAGACTTTTTTGCTGGAATTGCCTATGTCTTCTTGATGTTCCACACTGGCCCAGTGTCGAAGACATTAACTGTTAACCGGTGGTTTTTGCGTCAGGGTCTTCTGGACACTAGCCTGACAGCTTCCCTGGTGAATCTCCTCATCATAGCTGTTGAGCGGCACATGTCGATAATGCGGATGAAGATCCACAGTAATCTCACGAAGAAGAGAGTCACCTTTTTAATTATATCAATTTGGGCCATTGCTATTTTCATGGGTGCTGTTCCTACCCTGGGTTGGAACTGCCTCTGTGACATTACTGCCTGCTCATCCCTGGCGCCTATTTACAGCAGAAGTTACCTGGTGTTCTGGAGCATCTTAAACCTGGTTGTCTTCTTTATTATGGTGGTGGTTTACATAAGAATCTACATGTACGTCCAGAGGAAAACTAACGTCTTGTCATCGCACACTAGCGGATCCATTAGCCGTAGGAGAACCCCTGTGAAGCTTATGAAGACTGTCATGACTCTCTTAG GTGCTTTTGTTGTCTGCTGGACCCCTGGCCTGGTCGTCTTACTGCTTGATGGTCTGAACTGCACCTACTGTGGGATTCAGAATGTTAAAAGGTGGTTTCTTCTCCTGGCCCTGTTGAACTCCGTCATGAATCCAATAATTTATTCATGCAAAGATGATGAGATGTGGGGTACCATGAAAAAGATGATTTGCTGCTCCTCTGAGGATAAGAGCCAGGACAGACGCTCGTCGCGGGTCCCCTCGACAGTTCTCTGCAGGAGCACAGACACCTCAGGGCACTACATTGAAGATGGCATTATTCAAGGGACAATTTGTGGAAAAGGAGACCTTGGTGACAAGGGAAACTCCTGA